A portion of the Cervus elaphus chromosome X, mCerEla1.1, whole genome shotgun sequence genome contains these proteins:
- the ZBTB33 gene encoding transcriptional regulator Kaiso — protein sequence MESRKLISATDIQYSGSLLNSLNEQRGHGLFCDVTVIVEDRKFRAHRNILSASSTYFHQLFSVAGQVVELSFIRAEIFAEILNYIYSSKIVRVRSDLLDELIKSGQLLGVKFIAELGVPLSQVKSISGTAQDGNAETSPPEIQKSKDESQENGATIMPIITESFSLSAEDYETKKIIVTDSDDDDDDVIFCSEILPAKETLPSTNTVAEVQPNPGSVAISDDAPCVSNSSPPLTNITPTQKLPTSVNQATLSQTQGSEKLLVSSAPTHLTPNIILLNQTPITTPPNVSSSLPNHMSPSINLLVQNQQPPNSAVLPGNKANEEEEEEIIDDDDDTISSSPDSAVSNTSLVPQAEIPPNTTFDGSLIQKMQIPTLLQEPVSNSLKISDIITRNTNDPGLGSKHLMEGQKIITLDTATEIEGLSTGCKVYANIGEDTYDIVIPVKDDPDEGEARLGNEIPKTPSSETANKRMKVKHDDHYELIVDGRVYYICIVCKRSYVCLTSLRRHFNIHSWEKKYPCRYCEKVFPLAEYRTKHEIHHTGERRYQCLACGKSFINYQFMSSHIKSVHSQDPSGDSKLYRLHPCRSLQIRQYAYLSDRSGTMPVMKDDGIGYKVDAGKEPPVGTTSAPQNKPMTWEDIFIQQENDSIFKQNVTDGSTEFEFIIPESY from the coding sequence ATGGAGAGTAGGAAACTGATTTCTGCTACAGACATTCAATACTCTGGCAGTCTGCTGAACTCCTTGAATGAGCAACGTGGCCATGGACTCTTCTGTGATGTTACTGTTATTGTGGAAGACCGAAAATTCCGAGCCCATAGGAACATTCTTTCAGCTTCTAGTACTTACTTCCATCAGCTCTTCTCAGTTGCTGGGCAAGTTGTTGAACTGAGCTTTATAAGAGCAGAGATCTTTGCAGAAATTCTCAATTATATCTATAGTTCTAAAATTGTTCGTGTTAGATCAGATTTACTTGATGAGTTAATTAAATCAGGGCAGTTATTAGGAGTTAAATTTATAGCAGAGCTTGGTGTCCCGCTGTCACAGGTTAAAAGCATCTCAGGTACAGCTCAGGATGGTAATGCAGAAACTTCACCTCctgaaatacaaaaatcaaaagaTGAATCCCAAGAAAATGGGGCCACTATAATGCCAATTATAACAGAATCTTTTTCCTTGTCTGCTGAAGATTATGAGACAAAAAAGATCATTGTTACTGATTCAGATGATGACGACGATGATGTCATTTTCTGCTCTGAGATcctgcctgcaaaggagactTTGCCAAGTACCAACACAGTGGCAGAGGTCCAGCCTAACCCAGGCTCTGTTGCTATTTCAGATGATGCACCTTGTGTGAGCAATAGCTCTCCCCCTTTAACAAACATCACACCTACTCAGAAACTTCCTACTTCTGTGAATCAGGCAACTCTGAGCCAGACACAGGGAAGTGAAAAATTGTTGGTGTCTTCGGCCCCAACACATCTGACTCCCAACATCATTTTGTTAAATCAGACACCAATTACTACACCACCaaatgtcagttcttcacttccAAATCATATGTCTCCTTCAATCAATTTACTTGTACAGAATCAACAGCCACCAAACAGTGCTGTTTTACCAGGAAACAAGGCcaatgaagaggaggaggaggaaattatagatgatgatgatgacactATTAGCTCCAGTCCAGATTCTGCTGTCAGTAATACATCTTTGGTCCCACAGGCTGAGATCCCCCCAAATACCACTTTTGATGGATCGTTGATACAGAAGATGCAGATTCCTACACTTCTGCAAGAGCCAGTTtccaattctttaaaaatttcagataTAATTACGAGAAACACTAATGATCCAGGTTTAGGATCCAAACATCTAATGGAGGGTCAGAAGATTATTACTTTAGATACAGCTACTGAAATTGAAGGCTTGTCAACGGGTTGCAAGGTTTATGCAAATATTGGTGAAGATACTTATGATATAGTTATCCCTGTCAAAGATGACCCTGACGAAGGGGAGGCCAGACTTGGGAACGAGATACCAAAAACACCTAGCAGTGAGACGGCAAATAAACGTATGAAAGTTAAACATGATGATCACTATGAGTTAATAGTAGATGGAAGGGTCTATTATATCTGTATTGTATGCAAAAGGTCATATGTCTGCCTGACAAGCTTGCGGAGACATTTTAACATTCATTCTTGGGAGAAGAAATATCCTTGCCGTTACTGTGAGAAGGTCTTTCCTCTGGCAGAATATCGCACGAAGCATGAAATTCATCACACAGGAGAGCGAAGGTATCAGTGTTTGGCCTGTGGCAAGTCTTTCATCAACTATCAGTTTATGTCTTCACACATAAAATCCGTTCATAGTCAAGATCCTTCTGGAGACTCGAAGCTTTATCGTTTACATCCATGCAGGTCTTTACAGATCAGACAATATGCATACCTCTCTGATAGGTCAGGCACTATGCCTGTAATGAAGGATGACGGTATTGGGTATAAggttgatgctgggaaagaacctCCAGTAGGGACCACATCTGCTCCTCAGAACAAGCCCATGACCTGGGAAGATATTTTTATTCAGCAGgaaaatgattccatttttaaacaGAATGTAACAGATGGCAGTACTGAGTTTGAATTTATAATACCAGAATCTTATTGA